The following DNA comes from Musa acuminata AAA Group cultivar baxijiao chromosome BXJ1-4, Cavendish_Baxijiao_AAA, whole genome shotgun sequence.
AAGAATGGTTTCACCACTAAGTTGAGTGAGCCCTGGTCATGATTTTCAATTCAAGAAGCACCATAAACTCTTAAAAAAAGACCACAACAATTCAACAAATGCAAAAACAAGGCTAAATCCAATCAGTGTTGTCATAGGCGGTCATCGAAGGCCTAGGCCTTGAGCCATAAACAAGCCTCAGGATGTCTAGGGCAATTGCTTGGGCATTTTTTATAGACATATACAATCATATATAATAATATGTGTACAATTCGTATGTATAATTCACGTATACCATGGAAATTTATTTACAAGAGCAATATATTCACTATAAATTGCTTAACTTGAAATACTTGtatgttctttattttttatttattttaatttctttcaaaACACGAAATATATTCTTAAACAGTCTGGaatattatcaaatattttaatgccATTACTATAAAAGATAAGGCATATGGAAATGTTGATTTTTCAACCACATATGATGAACCTATCAAGTTTATTCTATCACATTATTTAAGTATCAGTCCAAAAAACATAAGGACTTCTTCTAGTTTGTTAGCTAGGCTACTGCTTCGGAACCTGGGCAATTGCATAGGCGACACAATAAGTCCATAACCTAAGGTTGCCTAATCTAGTTGATATTGCAAACCTGATTTCAGATAGTGTCTCTTTCTATGATTCGTTTGTGTAATCTGATTCAAAAGCAAAGTGACAATTATAAGGAGCATGTTTATGTAGTTAAGGTAGAAGGCATACAATTCATGGGGGCAAGTAGAATAGAATATGTAGCAGGCTTTACACAATGCTTGATTATGAAGGGTTTCATGGTAATCATTTAACAGGGCATGGAAGAAGAATTATTTTTCTCTTGACTTGCAACATGTTGTTCCTCATATCCACTTCAGCATGATTCTCTATGATTATACAATGGCTAGAAGCACGAATTCAAATATTATGGTGTATCAACTGTGCTGACTTTACTATATCAGGCTACTCACTTACCAATACCTAATATACCATATATGGTTTTAAATACCAGTTGGTCCATGACACACCGACTGATATTTTCTGGTCTAAAGAAGAATCTCTACAAAAACATGTAGCTAAATACCCACACATACTAATTCATTGTTTACTTTTATTGTTTTATTCAATGGTACCAGGTGGTATACGTCGGACTAACCGGTATAATGATACTGTACCTGTTCAATAAGTTACCATAATTGTTTCAAACCGATATCAAATCTGTGATATTCTAAAGGGATCATGCTCATTTTGCTGCTCGATACTTGCTTGTTTGACAAACAATGGGTCCTAGGAAAGAGACTTTAGTGCAGTTACAGACTTTTGCTGGAATTATATAAGGCATATTTCTGATTGCCAACTCAGAAGAAGAGGTGCACTTGACCATAAAAAGGAAATCATGTGTGAATATTATGGAACTTCAATAAAACTATCGTGATGAAGGCCTTTGGCTATTGTCGAATACAATAACacaagttcatcaaatgaaaattgCGCATATCAAAGTCAATAATTCAAAGACAATATACAATAAAGTGCACTGATAATCACAGATGATTATAGAACATTCCCAACACTAATCAATGTCATTAAAAATAGCTCTGCACTGTATTGTTTTCATCAGAAGATACATGAAGTGCATCAAGTTTAATGAGTAATGATTGAAAAAGGGAAAAGGAATTGCATAcaatcaaacaaaatatttgCGTTATTTATTTATCCTCTCGAGCAATAAATGGCCACATTTAGGATCTCCAAAAGGCATACAATATTCAAGCCAAAAAAAAGAAGCACAAAGATAATACCTTCAGAAAGCCACCCGTATCCTCTACGCGAAACGCTGAGCAACGATGTCATCAGCGCCGAGGCCGTTGCGCTGTGCATCGGCATCAGCGTCTCCACGCAGAAGCTCGCCTCGACAGGAGACCTTCAATTATTACCAAAAGGGAAAAATCGTTAGTAGACAGGATACGAAGGCAGTAAGAAGCGCTCTCGGAACCAAGCCCTAATGGAACGGTATTCTTACCGATCCGTCTACTACCTGAGGAAGCGAGCGGCGACAGCCGGCCTCATCTTGGGGATACCGCGAAGTAGAGGGCGCGAGGCCGCAGCGGACTCGGCGGCGACCCGCGCCGCCCCGGCCCGGAGCGAATGCGAGCGAAGGACCGACCTAGCCGCGGCGGCCATGGAGGGCCGAGGAATAGACGACTATCTTTTCTATCCCTGTCGCGGCGAGGGTTTTGTTGACAATGAGTCAAACCCTGACCACGACCACAATGTCCACATCTCGACTTTTCACATCATTTCTTTTAAATATAAGCACCGGCAAATtatcagaagaaaaaaatttccaccaaaacctCAATTTTAATAAATTTCGAGTAACCCTTGGtgtaaaaagattattttactcCTACCTTTATCAGATCTATCGCCACCTCCATCGAACTTGCTAGCAAAGGAGGTATAGCCTTCGCAGCCCTTGTTCCTAGTCGAGAGTAAGGTCTCCTTCCACGAATGCATAATTACCCTTCTTGGATCCAACGACGAAAGTACAATTGTTACATCATTCGCAAACAATCCCCTACCCCCAACCATCGATCATAAGCAAGGATAGAGAGAGGCAACCCTTCCTCGCctcatttagaaaaaaaaaagacactataaaaaatttaatgtgctatttgaaaatttttaaatttatgagcttctcaaaatgatcattttgaaatatatatatatatatatatgataattttcgaaaataaccttttttttatttattctacaGTGTCtttctttaaaatataaaattatcctatTGTCTTTACCCTATTATCCTCGCTCCTACCCTTTTTATATCTTAACAACCTCTCTCACCACCCGACATATCctttcttttgttgaatcttgacATCACTTGTACCCATCGAAACATTAACTATAAATGGAGAGAGGAGTGGAGGCAAAGGCGATAGTGAatataacaaaagaaaagaataggacaaaagaaaagaggaggagaagcaaagattgtgAAAGAAGATGAGTAAGCAACAAACGATAACAATTATGACAACACAAAGAAAGAGGTTGAAGAGAGTCGAGTCGAGAAAGATTGTTAGAACGACCAAAGCCAACCTGGTGACCAAGGAGCTTGGTGAATCATTGGCAAAGAGTTTGCCCCCGAAATCATCGATGACAAATGATCGAAATCAAGGGGAGTAAAAAAGGATCGTCGAAACATGGCCAGAGAGCTTGTAAAGTGGACGTGGGGCTTGGATGAGCCAATAAGTTGGGTAAGCTTGTGGAGGCAAGGTAGAAAATAGATGATGATGTCAAGGAAAAGTAGGGCAAAGTAGAGCACGAGGACACCGAGATGGGGAGCCAAGGATGAAAGCGACGCAACGAAGACAATCAACAATtttatcttttagaaaataaacaATGTTCTTTGTGGATAAATGAacaatggtatatttattaaaaaattaaaataagtagcatatatatatatatatatatatatatatatatatatatatatatatatatatatatatatatatatatatatatatatatatataagcacaaaaatatgattgaaatagaagagtatttatttatttgtatattgtatatgtatatttatttatttatccttcTAAACTGCATGTGTGGATGCCAATGTGATACCGACATGAAAGTTATGATTTATGTTCTCTTCGTTGTGTGTTAACTTAAATGATTTATGTTCTCCATTATTCTACAACTTATGGTAGACATTAATGACTACAAAACATGCTAATATTCAAGCAACTTTCTTTTTCTTACGTGACAATGCTTCATCCAACTCCAATAATTTCTCATCTCTGTTTCTCTCTCGAGACATCTGATCGTTGGAAGTCTTATGTTCCAATCAACGTGTGAGCGTAATGAAAAATTTTCtctattttaatttaaatctgtAATAATCTTCAAAcaataaatgaatatttttttgcaTCTTCACGGAGACGAGAGGGGGGGAATACATTGATTGGCCCTCAGTGCGGAGAGAGGGGAAAGCCAATTCCATGGCGGGTGGTAGGGAAAGTAACAAACAGAATGCTGCCGATGACTCCGATCCCCACCGGCAAGCACGTCAGAACCTGCTTCGTCTCTTCCGACGGCATCGGGAAGAAGCAGGACACCACGTTCTGGTCGAACAGCGCCACCGCCGCAAACACCAGAACGGACACCAACGCGTGGGCCAAGTCGATGAACTTGATCCTGTATCTCGCCGCGATCGCCGGAGGGAGCGGCTTGGTGCCGTCGATAACCCACAGTCCCCGGAATGTGGCCAGCCCATACCGCACCGTGCCGTTGCCGTCACGGAAGCTGTCGGTGAAACTGAGGACGAAGCAGGAGAGGCCGCAGATGGCCACGAGGCACTCGGTCATCAGCCGGTTCACCGCCATGCAGTGGCCTCCGTCGGTGAAGATGGGGGAGAGGAGCTGGAAGGCGAGCACGGTGCCGGTGGGGAGCAGCTTGGCGAGGTGGGCGGTGCTCTTAAAGGTCTGGCTGATGGCTTTCTGCACGAGGGTCGCTTGGTCATCGCCGGCCGAATCCGGAGCCAAGAGaggctgcttctgctgctgcagAGCTTCTACGTCGGTCATCTTAGGCGCCATCGTCGACTACGAACAGGAGGTGGATGAGCGGGCGATTATAATGGGACGAAATGGAAGATACGTACGTCAGAGTACAAGGGAAGGAAGGAGGAAGGCAAGGGTTTCGGGGTTGGCTTGCAAGaaagaagaacaagaggaagaacCGAAGGTGGGATTAAAGGGAAGGCGACAGTTTCCGAGAGTTGCGGAGGGGTTTATGTTACGTGAGGGAGTTGACATGTTGTCATCACGGGAGATCGAGATGGAATTTATCTTCGTTCTTGGGGAGTTCATCGCTTGATCTGGTTCGGCTAGTAGCAGATGCTTCCGGGGCTCAAACACTCCCCAATAAGTGTTCGCCGAACCGCACGCCGAGGCGTTGGTTGGCGGAGGTGGCGGTTCAACAATTCGCCAATGGAAGCAAAATAGAACGTGCAGAACAGTTACAATAGatactattatttttattattaagttAGATTCTGTTTGTCCGAGAAGTACACGTAAGCATAAAAAGGagaattagatttttttaattgcatTATTTAGAATGTAGTGTCTGTTTATGTTTACAGGTGAGAATAGAAGATCTACAataaattattaggagagttcctcccaataTGAATTTCTTTTATATTGATCAATATTTATCATCCGAATTTAAttagttctattatatatcttatctaattataaaaaatcatataatctaatattctcaTACTTTACTAattaaattgataagatataaaatatatttaaaattaaaataaacaaaaaaaattatttaaaaataattttatctaattaaattctaaaaaaattaaaaatattttatacatgatcatgaattttaaaaacaaGACAATAAATCCAATAAGCACAATAATACTACAGTAAGTCCAATTATAAATGTGAGTCATAGCGATTATATATCATCAAAGTCATACTCtattctatgtaccacaatattATTAGCTTTTCCTAATATAGTTCATAATGACCCATGTAATTTGTAGATAGTtctattattacattcaactataatatgcataaatctaaatataaataggataacaaaaataaataactttaactaagcaagaaaaatatcaataatagtatCTACCTAAACAAGCATCACCTGATAATGGTTTGCTCACATATCTCATTCTAAcaacatgttctttaaatat
Coding sequences within:
- the LOC135672398 gene encoding protein DMP4-like; translation: MAPKMTDVEALQQQKQPLLAPDSAGDDQATLVQKAISQTFKSTAHLAKLLPTGTVLAFQLLSPIFTDGGHCMAVNRLMTECLVAICGLSCFVLSFTDSFRDGNGTVRYGLATFRGLWVIDGTKPLPPAIAARYRIKFIDLAHALVSVLVFAAVALFDQNVVSCFFPMPSEETKQVLTCLPVGIGVIGSILFVTFPTTRHGIGFPLSPH